One Burkholderia pyrrocinia DNA segment encodes these proteins:
- a CDS encoding transferase hexapeptide repeat family protein, translated as MPLFEFNGMRPRVDPSTYVDPSAVVIGDVTIGARCYIGPHASLRGDFGAIVVDDGSNVQDGCVLHVGIGETCRLGVNSHIGHGAIVHGATLEPDTMIGMNAVVMDGATIGKTTIVAACAFVKAGYDVPRGVLLAGVPARVVRRLSDAEIDAKANGTRIYQQLAADCLKTIRRIDG; from the coding sequence ATGCCGCTGTTCGAATTCAACGGGATGCGGCCGCGCGTCGATCCGTCCACGTATGTCGACCCGAGCGCGGTCGTGATCGGCGACGTGACGATCGGCGCGCGCTGCTATATCGGCCCGCATGCGAGCCTGCGCGGCGACTTCGGCGCGATCGTCGTCGACGACGGCAGCAACGTGCAGGACGGTTGCGTGCTGCATGTCGGGATCGGCGAGACGTGCCGGCTCGGCGTCAACAGCCACATCGGCCATGGTGCGATCGTGCATGGCGCGACGCTCGAACCGGACACGATGATCGGGATGAACGCGGTCGTGATGGACGGCGCGACGATCGGCAAGACGACGATCGTCGCCGCGTGCGCGTTCGTGAAGGCCGGGTACGACGTGCCGCGCGGCGTGCTGCTCGCGGGCGTGCCGGCGCGCGTCGTGCGGCGGCTGAGCGACGCGGAGATCGACGCGAAGGCGAACGGCACGCGGATTTATCAGCAGTTGGCGGCGGATTGTTTGAAGACGATCAGGCGGATTGACGGGTGA